In Bacteroidia bacterium, a single genomic region encodes these proteins:
- the rfbB gene encoding dTDP-glucose 4,6-dehydratase — protein sequence MKNIIITGGAGFIGSHVVRHFVKRYPNYQIHNVDKLTYAGNLLNLVDIAHYPNYHFHKIDICDTEAIKKLVYEFEIDGIIHLAAESHVDRSILGPRAFIETNIVGTFSLLEVVREAWKGKKNVRFYHVSTDEVYGSLGETGMFVETTPYDPRSPYSASKAASDHLVRAYGHTYNIPYVISNCSNNYGSHQFPEKLIPLCIQNILKNKPLPIYGKGENIRDWLWVNDHAQAIDLIFHHAENGQTYNVGAHNERRNIDVVRMLCDEVDRQRGIPVGTSQKLITFVKDRPGHDARYAIDSTKLQKELGWKPSVTFEQGLAHTVKWYLENQDWVEQVTSGEYQKYYEIQYGDR from the coding sequence ATGAAAAACATCATTATTACAGGCGGAGCAGGTTTTATTGGTTCTCATGTAGTTCGGCACTTTGTTAAGCGATATCCTAACTATCAAATTCATAATGTAGATAAGCTCACCTATGCAGGTAATTTACTTAACTTAGTAGATATTGCCCACTATCCCAATTACCATTTTCATAAAATAGACATTTGCGATACTGAAGCCATCAAAAAGCTAGTATATGAATTTGAAATAGATGGGATTATTCATTTAGCAGCAGAAAGCCATGTAGATAGAAGCATACTCGGACCACGTGCTTTTATAGAAACTAACATAGTAGGTACTTTTTCACTTCTGGAAGTAGTGCGTGAAGCTTGGAAGGGTAAAAAAAATGTGCGTTTTTACCATGTTTCTACTGATGAAGTGTATGGCTCATTAGGTGAAACAGGTATGTTTGTAGAAACTACTCCCTATGACCCTAGAAGTCCTTATTCTGCATCTAAAGCGGCTTCAGACCATCTTGTTCGCGCTTATGGGCACACGTATAACATTCCCTATGTAATTTCTAACTGCTCTAATAATTATGGTTCACATCAATTTCCTGAAAAGCTTATCCCTTTATGTATTCAGAACATTCTAAAAAACAAACCTTTACCTATTTACGGAAAAGGAGAGAACATTCGGGATTGGTTATGGGTAAATGACCATGCTCAAGCGATTGATCTTATTTTTCACCATGCGGAAAATGGGCAGACTTATAATGTAGGTGCGCACAATGAGCGCCGCAATATTGATGTAGTTAGAATGCTTTGCGATGAAGTAGATAGACAAAGGGGCATTCCTGTTGGTACTTCTCAGAAATTGATTACTTTCGTTAAAGATAGACCTGGGCATGATGCCCGTTATGCCATAGACTCTACTAAATTGCAAAAAGAGTTGGGCTGGAAGCCTTCAGTAACTTTTGAACAAGGATTAGCGCATACTGTAAAATGGTACTTAGAAAACCAAGATTGGGTAGAGCAAGTAACCTCTGGGGAGTATCAAAAGTACTACGAAATACAGTACGGCGATAGGTAA
- a CDS encoding phosphoribosylglycinamide formyltransferase, translating into MNKNSLDNTTEKINLVIFASGNGTNAEALMERFKRHKLIQVSGVVTNNPEAGVIRKAKAYGKKTIILTPEEVKDGNAIYERIKEFKPDYLVLAGYIKLIPAELIQKFPKRIFNIHPSLLPKYGGKGMYGHRVHEAVKANREKESGITIHYVNENYDEGEIIFQKVKRLDQSWSAEIIGREILLLEHEWYGKIIEKTIMSHISQNAQQ; encoded by the coding sequence ATGAACAAAAATAGCTTGGATAACACCACTGAAAAAATAAACCTGGTTATTTTTGCTTCAGGTAATGGAACAAATGCCGAAGCGCTCATGGAGCGATTCAAACGGCATAAACTTATTCAAGTGTCAGGGGTAGTTACAAATAATCCTGAAGCTGGGGTTATACGAAAAGCCAAAGCTTACGGCAAAAAAACCATTATCTTAACCCCCGAAGAGGTAAAAGACGGCAATGCCATTTATGAACGTATCAAGGAATTTAAACCCGATTATTTGGTCCTGGCAGGATATATAAAACTCATACCTGCCGAACTAATACAAAAATTTCCTAAACGAATTTTCAACATTCACCCCTCTTTGCTTCCAAAGTACGGCGGCAAAGGCATGTATGGACATCGCGTCCACGAAGCAGTCAAGGCAAATAGAGAAAAAGAAAGCGGTATTACTATACACTACGTTAACGAAAACTATGACGAAGGTGAAATTATTTTTCAAAAAGTCAAGCGCCTTGACCAAAGTTGGAGTGCTGAAATTATCGGCAGGGAAATTTTACTGCTTGAACACGAGTGGTATGGCAAAATCATAGAAAAAACTATTATGAGCCATATCAGCCAAAATGCTCAACAG
- a CDS encoding RimK/LysX family protein produces the protein MEEIFKPPKKIKIGWLEEIELPEFNIKAITAKIDTGAYTSSLHATKIRPFLKEGVSYVQFYANGEVKCIKPVHSQRVVKSSNGHEELRIVIETVVVLGKRKILTEFTLADRKDMDYRVLLGRKFLQKRYIVDVSKTFRIKKLQLKKQKSRDAKKT, from the coding sequence ATGGAAGAGATATTCAAACCACCTAAAAAAATTAAAATTGGTTGGTTAGAAGAGATAGAGCTACCTGAATTCAATATCAAAGCTATAACGGCTAAAATTGATACGGGGGCTTATACCTCCTCACTGCATGCTACTAAAATTCGCCCATTTCTAAAAGAAGGAGTTTCTTATGTGCAATTTTATGCTAATGGTGAAGTAAAGTGCATAAAACCTGTACATTCGCAAAGAGTAGTAAAAAGCTCTAATGGGCATGAAGAGCTGCGAATCGTTATTGAAACTGTGGTTGTACTTGGAAAACGCAAAATACTAACAGAATTTACACTTGCTGACCGAAAAGATATGGATTACAGAGTACTGCTGGGTAGAAAGTTTTTACAAAAACGTTATATTGTAGATGTAAGCAAGACTTTCAGAATAAAAAAACTCCAATTGAAAAAACAAAAGTCAAGGGATGCAAAAAAAACCTAG
- a CDS encoding DUF3473 domain-containing protein: MSDILKKVVFSVDLEDWFHGIELPFSSWNQYDRRIEKSFYTIFNLLESYQVKATWFTLGWIAEHYPHLIKELDKAGHELASHTYSHEKVYHLTREQFREEIKKTKSLIEDLTGKPILAHRSPFFSITSKSLWALDILAEEGFRIDCSISPVKTWRYGIATCPDTIFEIKENHIIEFPVSRFRLLKKNWGIGGAYFRLFPYFFTRTGIKKRQNAELPTIFYIHPWEYDPHHPKIPLDWRAKITHYTHLKKTYPRTERLIQEFNFVTLSQYISEYVKQYHIPTISIQDLQD, encoded by the coding sequence ATGTCTGATATCTTAAAAAAGGTTGTTTTTTCGGTAGATTTAGAGGACTGGTTTCATGGAATAGAACTCCCTTTCTCAAGCTGGAATCAGTACGATAGGCGAATAGAAAAGAGTTTTTATACCATTTTTAATCTGTTAGAATCCTACCAAGTTAAAGCAACTTGGTTTACATTAGGCTGGATAGCCGAACACTATCCCCACTTGATAAAGGAATTGGATAAGGCAGGACACGAATTAGCTTCACATACATATTCTCACGAAAAAGTGTATCATCTGACCCGCGAACAGTTTAGAGAAGAAATAAAAAAGACAAAAAGTCTTATAGAAGACCTCACAGGAAAGCCTATTTTAGCTCATCGTTCCCCCTTTTTTTCTATTACCTCAAAAAGCTTGTGGGCTTTAGATATATTAGCCGAAGAAGGATTTAGAATTGATTGCAGCATCTCCCCCGTAAAAACTTGGCGCTACGGAATTGCTACTTGCCCTGACACTATCTTTGAGATAAAAGAGAATCATATCATTGAGTTTCCTGTTTCTAGGTTTCGTTTGTTAAAAAAGAATTGGGGAATTGGAGGAGCTTATTTTCGTCTGTTCCCATATTTTTTTACTCGTACAGGAATAAAGAAAAGACAAAACGCCGAATTACCTACTATTTTTTACATACATCCTTGGGAGTACGATCCTCATCATCCTAAAATACCACTAGATTGGCGCGCCAAAATTACGCACTACACTCACTTAAAAAAGACCTATCCGCGTACAGAGCGCTTAATACAAGAATTTAATTTTGTAACTTTATCACAATACATATCGGAATATGTCAAACAATATCACATCCCAACCATCAGCATACAGGATTTACAAGATTGA
- a CDS encoding GNAT family N-acetyltransferase, which translates to MSNNITSQPSAYRIYKIDLALPQTKLISHIQEILNETQSHKATVMNENFWNWQYVNTPGKHSCVYVAEMNDQIVGYYHVPIYEGKIAGQDGLIAMIQDVAIHPAARGKGLFTKLATYANQDIDTQKIEACYTFPNHKSIHTFLKYNDYTIIDVLKSYILWIDTRILLRKKLKIPLINDALGYILNLFLKIPQKQKTESIQEIENFDTSVERLYQTYLQQYSNYVIRNVEYLTWRYKMRPYSTYFTLGYYEANNLTAVAIFKIDTMFKVPVLLLMDYAFTDIKHFFELIQHAPTISQKYSAGEKVAFIFAAMCDKHFIGQKKPFFFLPVPKWMNPRKLHLLTRPVQNSHYDIIKDSQKWFVTLGDWDVF; encoded by the coding sequence ATGTCAAACAATATCACATCCCAACCATCAGCATACAGGATTTACAAGATTGACCTTGCGCTACCGCAAACTAAACTTATCTCGCATATCCAAGAAATATTGAATGAAACCCAATCTCACAAAGCAACTGTGATGAACGAAAATTTTTGGAATTGGCAATACGTAAACACACCAGGAAAGCACTCATGTGTGTATGTAGCCGAAATGAATGACCAAATTGTAGGATACTATCATGTACCTATCTATGAGGGAAAAATTGCAGGTCAAGATGGGCTAATTGCAATGATACAAGATGTAGCAATTCATCCCGCAGCTCGGGGAAAAGGGCTTTTTACAAAATTAGCCACATACGCCAACCAAGATATTGATACGCAGAAAATTGAAGCTTGCTACACTTTTCCCAACCATAAAAGTATCCATACTTTCTTAAAGTACAATGACTACACTATCATTGATGTACTTAAATCCTACATTCTTTGGATAGACACACGCATTTTATTGCGCAAAAAGTTGAAAATCCCTTTGATAAATGATGCTTTGGGCTACATTTTGAACCTATTTTTGAAAATTCCTCAAAAACAAAAAACTGAATCCATCCAAGAGATAGAAAATTTTGATACCTCTGTAGAACGATTATATCAGACATACCTTCAACAGTATTCTAACTACGTAATCAGAAACGTTGAGTACTTAACATGGCGCTATAAAATGCGTCCTTACTCTACATACTTTACGTTAGGATATTACGAAGCAAATAACCTCACTGCCGTAGCAATTTTTAAGATAGATACAATGTTTAAGGTACCTGTGCTGCTGCTTATGGATTATGCGTTTACTGACATCAAACACTTTTTTGAGTTGATTCAGCATGCGCCTACGATTAGCCAAAAGTATAGTGCAGGCGAAAAGGTAGCCTTTATCTTTGCCGCAATGTGTGATAAACATTTTATTGGTCAGAAAAAGCCTTTCTTTTTTTTGCCTGTTCCTAAATGGATGAATCCTCGCAAACTGCATTTGCTTACTCGCCCTGTACAAAATTCTCATTACGACATAATAAAGGATAGTCAAAAGTGGTTTGTAACCTTGGGAGATTGGGATGTTTTTTAG
- the rpsA gene encoding 30S ribosomal protein S1, with amino-acid sequence MNNRPIEPEDDFVWEEEQTYSPEQRKELEALYDKTLKPISNQQIIKGTVVAINEKDVVLDIGFKSDGLVPLSEFKDLPDLKVGDEVEVLVENIEDKSGQLVLSRKRANTLRVWDQIYEAYENDEVLTGYIKRRTKGGLVVDIMGVEAFLPGSQIDIRPIKDFDVYVGKTMEFKVVKINTPYDNVVVSHKVLIEKDLETQKYEILQNLERGQVLEGVVKNITEFGAFIDLGGLDGLLHITDMSWGRISHPKEILSLDQTINVVVLDFDDEKKRISLGLKQLTPHPWDSLSEDIQEGSIVEGKVVTVADYGAFIEIIPGVEGLVHVSEMSWSQHARNPQEILKVGDIVKAVVLSIDREEKKMSLGIKQLTPDPWLQAPIKYAVGTRHKGIVRNITNFGLFVELEEGVDGLVHVSDLSWTKKIKHPSEFVKKDEELEVVVLEIDPENRRLSLGHKQLKENPWDIFQSVFPVDSKHPGTILKFIDKGVVVELPYGVEGFLPYKGLQRKREEYKVGDKLDLVVTEFSKENRKIIVAEVSPEKEQKEKAKKEKETAKKKEEKTTTPTLGDLDALIGLREKLAAKEREEQAKAMEKNKSKDEQAKKK; translated from the coding sequence ATGAATAACCGTCCAATTGAACCTGAAGACGATTTTGTATGGGAGGAAGAACAAACTTACTCTCCCGAGCAACGCAAAGAGTTAGAAGCGTTGTATGACAAAACGCTGAAGCCCATTAGCAACCAGCAAATAATAAAAGGTACTGTGGTTGCTATCAATGAAAAAGATGTAGTTTTAGATATCGGCTTTAAGTCCGATGGGTTAGTTCCTTTGTCTGAATTCAAGGACCTTCCTGACCTGAAAGTAGGTGATGAAGTAGAGGTATTAGTGGAAAACATTGAAGACAAGTCAGGTCAGCTAGTGCTTTCTCGTAAGAGAGCAAATACATTGCGCGTATGGGACCAAATTTATGAAGCTTACGAAAACGATGAAGTACTAACGGGGTACATTAAACGTAGAACCAAAGGAGGTTTAGTCGTAGACATTATGGGCGTAGAAGCCTTCTTACCAGGTTCTCAGATTGACATTAGACCTATTAAAGATTTTGATGTTTATGTGGGTAAGACAATGGAATTCAAGGTTGTCAAAATCAATACCCCATACGACAATGTAGTGGTTTCTCACAAGGTACTGATAGAAAAAGATTTAGAGACACAGAAATACGAAATTTTGCAAAATTTAGAAAGAGGACAAGTTTTGGAAGGTGTAGTCAAAAACATAACAGAGTTTGGTGCTTTTATAGATTTAGGCGGTTTAGATGGATTGTTACATATTACAGACATGTCTTGGGGTAGAATCTCTCACCCTAAAGAAATTCTTTCATTAGATCAGACGATTAACGTCGTTGTATTAGATTTTGATGATGAGAAAAAACGCATAAGTTTAGGTCTAAAACAGCTCACTCCCCATCCCTGGGACTCACTTTCTGAAGATATACAAGAAGGAAGCATTGTAGAAGGTAAGGTAGTTACAGTTGCTGACTACGGAGCATTTATAGAAATAATTCCTGGGGTAGAGGGACTAGTACATGTAAGCGAAATGTCTTGGTCACAGCATGCGCGCAATCCCCAAGAAATATTGAAAGTAGGCGATATAGTTAAAGCTGTAGTGTTGTCCATTGACCGTGAAGAGAAGAAAATGTCTTTGGGTATCAAGCAGCTTACTCCTGACCCATGGCTACAAGCTCCAATCAAGTACGCCGTAGGTACTAGACACAAAGGTATTGTAAGAAATATCACAAACTTTGGTTTGTTCGTGGAATTAGAAGAAGGTGTAGATGGCTTAGTTCACGTATCGGATTTGTCATGGACTAAAAAGATTAAGCATCCTTCCGAATTTGTCAAAAAAGATGAAGAATTAGAAGTTGTTGTATTAGAAATTGACCCTGAAAACCGCCGTTTAAGCTTGGGACACAAGCAGCTCAAAGAAAATCCTTGGGACATATTCCAAAGTGTATTCCCCGTAGACTCCAAGCATCCAGGCACTATTCTCAAATTTATAGATAAGGGCGTAGTAGTAGAGTTACCTTATGGCGTTGAAGGCTTTTTACCCTACAAAGGCTTGCAACGTAAAAGAGAAGAGTATAAGGTTGGCGATAAGTTAGATTTAGTAGTAACAGAGTTTAGTAAAGAAAATCGTAAAATTATAGTAGCAGAAGTATCGCCCGAAAAAGAGCAAAAAGAAAAAGCTAAAAAAGAAAAAGAAACCGCTAAAAAGAAAGAGGAAAAAACTACGACACCTACCTTGGGTGATCTAGACGCCTTGATAGGTCTAAGAGAAAAATTAGCAGCTAAAGAAAGAGAAGAGCAAGCCAAAGCGATGGAAAAAAATAAATCAAAAGATGAACAAGCTAAAAAGAAATAA